Proteins encoded by one window of Methanobacterium alcaliphilum:
- the aroA gene encoding 3-phosphoshikimate 1-carboxyvinyltransferase codes for MELLVEKTSQISGVVKAPPSKSYTHRAVIIASMADGKSLLNDPLNSEDTLASLESCRAFGSEINNFKEQWEVEGTAGEMQTPHDVIDVKNSGTTLRIMTSIAGLASNYSIFTGDSSLKTRPMQHLLDALKTLGVEAVSSRGDGKPPIIVKGGFKGGKTSIPGNVSSQFISSILIAGVLAENPVELEVTGEFISQPYVDMTRDVMAKFGVRVGYDSVSKIFKVNPQNYKSTDYTIEGDYSSASYLAGAAAILGSEITIKNLFKDSKQGDKLILDILSCMGAEINAKYDEVTVEGNGELQGIDIDLHNAPDLLPTMSVLGALAEGTTEISGVKHARFKETDRISTCAKELTKLGVDVNEKPDGMVINGGVKSGIVQSHGDHRLAMALSLIGLKVGIKIQNAEVYGVSFPNFPEVMNKLGCTMTLR; via the coding sequence ATGGAACTTCTAGTGGAAAAAACGTCTCAAATATCAGGGGTGGTGAAAGCACCTCCTTCTAAAAGTTATACTCATAGAGCTGTCATTATTGCTTCGATGGCTGATGGAAAATCTTTATTAAACGACCCTTTAAATTCAGAGGATACTTTAGCTTCTTTAGAATCTTGTAGGGCTTTTGGTAGTGAAATTAATAACTTTAAAGAACAGTGGGAGGTGGAAGGTACAGCGGGTGAAATGCAAACTCCTCACGATGTAATTGATGTGAAAAATTCTGGAACAACCCTTAGAATCATGACCTCTATTGCAGGATTGGCATCTAATTACAGTATATTCACTGGAGACAGTTCTCTTAAGACCAGACCCATGCAACACCTTTTGGATGCTCTAAAAACTCTGGGTGTAGAAGCGGTTTCTAGTCGAGGGGATGGCAAACCACCCATAATTGTTAAAGGTGGGTTTAAAGGAGGTAAAACTTCAATTCCAGGTAATGTTAGTTCACAATTCATTTCATCAATACTCATTGCAGGGGTTCTAGCAGAAAATCCTGTTGAGTTAGAAGTCACTGGTGAATTCATATCACAACCCTATGTTGATATGACTCGGGATGTCATGGCAAAATTTGGGGTTCGGGTTGGCTATGATTCAGTTTCTAAAATTTTCAAGGTCAATCCTCAGAATTATAAATCAACGGACTATACTATTGAAGGGGATTATTCATCCGCATCATATTTGGCAGGAGCTGCCGCTATTTTAGGCAGTGAAATTACCATAAAAAATCTTTTTAAAGATTCTAAACAAGGTGATAAATTAATTCTTGATATATTATCTTGCATGGGTGCTGAAATTAATGCTAAATATGATGAAGTTACTGTTGAGGGTAATGGTGAATTACAAGGGATAGATATTGATTTACACAATGCTCCTGATTTATTGCCCACTATGTCTGTATTAGGGGCGCTTGCTGAAGGAACTACTGAGATTAGTGGGGTGAAACACGCTCGTTTTAAGGAAACTGACCGTATTAGTACGTGTGCTAAGGAATTAACTAAATTGGGTGTCGATGTAAACGAGAAACCGGATGGAATGGTTATAAATGGTGGAGTGAAATCAGGTATTGTTCAATCTCATGGAGATCATAGATTGGCAATGGCTTTAAGCCTAATTGGGCTTAAGGTAGGTATTAAAATTCAAAATGCTGAAGTTTATGGTGTTTCATTCCCTAACTTCCCTGAAGTGATGAATAAACTGGGATGTACAATGACTTTGAGATGA
- a CDS encoding valine--tRNA ligase, giving the protein MTENNIPKDYDHKKEGEWQKKWQKNQLHRFIGDGTKPRYIIDTPPPYPTGSIHMGHVLNWAYIDMIARFKRMKGFDVLFPQGWDCHGLPTEVKVEETHNIKKSDVPREKFRKMCVDLTRENIAMMKSQMQAMGFSQDWDREFVTMTPEYMYKTQLSFLKMHEQGLIYQGIHPVNWCPRCETAIAFAEVEYSENETYLNYLEFPSDDGKGVMIATTRPELLSACVAVVVHPEDERYIKLNGKKVEVPIFGQKVEIITDEEVDPEFGTGAVMICTFGDKTDVSWVNRYDLDIIEAIDEKGVMTAAAGPYEGLPLSVCKERTIEDLESKGILVKKEKVDQNVGQCWRCKTPIEILVKKQWFVAVKELVDQVKEATDVMRWVPEHMKTRLLNWTGSMDWDWCISRQRIFATPIPVWYCKDCGKVHLANEEMIPIDPTQIKPDSPCECGGNNFIAEEDVLDTWMDSSISPLSIAGWPEPGFENYFPSDLRPQGHDIIRTWAFYTTLRCKALTGLEPFYQIVVNGMVFGEDGHKMSKSRGNVIAPEEVLDDYGADALRLWASNSIPGSDVPFAWKDVKYSYKFLRKFWNAFRFISMHIFEFDGDEETVKNNLKPMDQWILSKLYQLVQDVTDAIENYNFAKSVNSIQNFVWHDFCDEYIESVKYRLYGDQDTPESKQAAQYTLKTVVETSLKLLSPITPHFTDEVYQHMSDGLSIHQIAWPDVQKDLIDLKIENQGEIAVEIIGELRRFKSASKMPLNAALKVVNIYTTDSELLNQVEPFLKDVKGTLKILDIDLELGKPDIQEKVVEITPLMNKIGPEFKGDAPKILDYLQSNEPHEIAKELEIEGKITIEQHEITTDYMTMKKVAVGKTGEKVEVLHPEKLDLVLEIIL; this is encoded by the coding sequence ATGACAGAGAATAACATTCCAAAAGACTACGATCACAAAAAAGAAGGCGAATGGCAGAAAAAGTGGCAGAAAAATCAACTTCACAGATTTATTGGTGATGGAACCAAACCTCGATATATAATTGATACCCCGCCCCCATATCCTACTGGTTCTATTCACATGGGGCATGTTTTAAATTGGGCCTATATTGACATGATTGCCAGATTCAAACGAATGAAAGGATTTGATGTGCTATTCCCTCAAGGATGGGACTGTCATGGTCTTCCTACAGAAGTCAAGGTTGAAGAAACTCACAATATTAAAAAAAGTGACGTGCCCCGGGAAAAATTCAGGAAAATGTGTGTTGATCTCACCAGGGAAAACATTGCCATGATGAAGTCTCAAATGCAGGCCATGGGATTCAGTCAGGATTGGGATAGAGAATTTGTCACCATGACTCCAGAGTATATGTACAAAACCCAGCTTTCGTTTTTAAAAATGCACGAACAGGGCCTTATCTATCAGGGAATCCATCCAGTAAACTGGTGCCCTAGATGTGAAACGGCCATAGCATTTGCTGAGGTGGAATACTCTGAAAATGAAACTTACCTCAATTACCTGGAATTTCCCTCAGATGATGGGAAGGGGGTAATGATTGCTACTACACGTCCAGAACTGCTTTCTGCATGTGTAGCTGTAGTCGTCCATCCAGAAGATGAGAGATATATTAAGCTCAATGGCAAGAAAGTTGAAGTCCCTATATTTGGGCAAAAAGTTGAAATCATAACTGATGAAGAAGTTGACCCTGAATTTGGTACTGGTGCTGTTATGATCTGTACTTTTGGGGATAAAACAGATGTTTCATGGGTAAACCGTTACGATTTAGATATCATCGAAGCCATTGATGAAAAGGGTGTTATGACTGCAGCAGCAGGTCCATACGAGGGATTGCCATTATCTGTATGTAAAGAAAGAACCATTGAAGATTTAGAAAGTAAAGGAATTTTGGTCAAAAAAGAAAAAGTTGATCAAAATGTCGGTCAGTGCTGGAGATGTAAAACCCCTATTGAAATATTGGTAAAAAAGCAGTGGTTTGTAGCAGTTAAAGAATTAGTAGATCAGGTAAAAGAAGCCACTGATGTTATGAGGTGGGTTCCAGAACATATGAAAACCAGATTATTAAACTGGACAGGATCCATGGACTGGGACTGGTGCATATCCCGACAAAGAATTTTTGCCACCCCTATACCGGTTTGGTACTGTAAAGACTGTGGAAAAGTTCATTTGGCCAATGAGGAAATGATTCCTATTGACCCAACTCAGATAAAACCCGATTCTCCTTGTGAGTGTGGTGGAAATAATTTTATTGCAGAGGAAGATGTCCTGGATACATGGATGGATAGTTCTATTTCACCATTATCTATTGCTGGATGGCCCGAACCAGGTTTTGAAAACTATTTCCCCTCTGATTTAAGACCTCAGGGCCATGATATCATACGGACCTGGGCATTTTATACTACTCTACGGTGTAAAGCATTAACCGGACTTGAACCATTCTATCAAATTGTGGTAAATGGTATGGTTTTTGGTGAAGACGGCCATAAAATGAGTAAATCCCGAGGCAATGTCATTGCACCTGAGGAAGTTTTGGATGATTATGGGGCTGATGCCCTGCGTTTATGGGCTTCAAATAGTATTCCGGGCTCTGATGTACCATTTGCTTGGAAAGACGTCAAATACAGTTATAAATTTTTGAGAAAATTCTGGAATGCATTCCGATTCATCAGCATGCACATATTTGAATTCGATGGCGATGAAGAAACTGTTAAAAATAACTTGAAACCAATGGATCAATGGATTTTATCAAAATTATATCAATTGGTTCAAGATGTAACAGACGCAATAGAAAATTACAACTTCGCTAAATCAGTAAACAGTATTCAAAATTTTGTCTGGCATGACTTCTGCGATGAATATATCGAATCAGTTAAATACAGATTATATGGTGATCAGGACACTCCAGAATCTAAACAAGCAGCCCAGTACACCTTAAAAACTGTGGTTGAAACTTCACTAAAATTACTATCACCTATAACTCCACACTTCACTGATGAGGTATACCAGCACATGAGTGATGGTTTAAGTATTCATCAAATTGCATGGCCTGATGTTCAAAAAGATTTAATTGATCTAAAAATTGAAAATCAGGGCGAAATTGCAGTGGAAATAATTGGCGAACTTAGAAGATTCAAGTCCGCATCTAAAATGCCGCTTAATGCCGCTTTAAAAGTAGTAAATATTTACACTACAGATTCTGAGTTATTGAATCAAGTTGAACCCTTTTTAAAGGATGTTAAAGGAACCTTAAAGATTTTAGATATTGATTTGGAATTAGGTAAACCAGATATTCAAGAAAAAGTAGTGGAAATAACTCCACTTATGAATAAAATAGGTCCTGAATTTAAAGGAGATGCACCCAAGATTCTAGATTATCTACAATCTAATGAACCTCACGAAATTGCAAAAGAGTTGGAAATTGAGGGTAAAATCACGATTGAGCAGCATGAAATTACTACTGATTACATGACGATGAAAAAAGTTGCAGTGGGAAAAACAGGGGAAAAAGTAGAGGTTTTACATCCTGAAAAACTGGATTTGGTACTTGAGATAATTTTATAA
- the pheT gene encoding phenylalanine--tRNA ligase subunit beta, translating into MPVITFEYQDLQELGIDISKEKLIDILPMMGSDIEDFDDETIKVEFFPNRPDQLSVEGVARSLKGFLGIETGMPYYPSESSNMEVFVHEGLKEIRPYISFAVIENIKMDEKKLKQIMEFQEDLHWVIGRDRKKVAIGIHNLDVINGPFYYKAIGKDEITFIPLDSISEMTPLEILQEHDKGVKYAHLLEIHDKYPLIMDKDDNVLSMPPIINGELTKLTEETQNLLVDVTGTDQKAVNQALNIICASFGEIGGKIKTLKVVYPDKTVVTPDLTPKKKEVSVKNSNKISGLDLKAEDIKKLIMKARMDADIISDDKLEVTIPAYRVDILHEVDIIENIAVEYCFNKIESYLPDIASIAHTNKWYTSDKLLREVMVGLGFQEIMSLMLTNEENHYHNMLLDEDERVEVSQPISKDRTMIRKSLLNGLMEFLEDNTHEDLPQKIFEVGDVMYIDIAAETHTKVVKKMAGAIIHSNANFTEIKSTMATVMGNLGYEMKLEVLEHPSFIKGRCAKFSDISDNGKVEGFFGEINPEVITNFNLEYPTVAFELEFS; encoded by the coding sequence ATGCCAGTTATAACCTTTGAATATCAAGATTTGCAAGAATTAGGGATCGATATAAGCAAAGAAAAACTAATTGATATCCTCCCCATGATGGGAAGTGATATTGAAGATTTTGATGACGAAACCATTAAGGTAGAGTTTTTCCCTAACCGCCCAGATCAACTCTCTGTAGAAGGTGTTGCACGAAGCCTTAAAGGATTTCTGGGAATTGAAACCGGAATGCCCTACTATCCTAGTGAAAGTTCTAATATGGAAGTATTTGTCCATGAAGGATTAAAAGAAATAAGACCTTATATCAGCTTTGCAGTGATTGAAAATATTAAAATGGATGAAAAAAAGCTGAAACAAATAATGGAGTTTCAAGAAGATCTACATTGGGTTATTGGAAGAGATAGAAAAAAAGTAGCTATTGGGATCCATAACCTGGATGTTATTAATGGTCCTTTTTATTATAAAGCTATTGGAAAGGACGAAATCACATTTATCCCCCTTGATTCAATTAGTGAAATGACTCCTCTGGAAATACTTCAAGAACATGATAAAGGAGTAAAATACGCCCATTTACTGGAAATACATGATAAATATCCTTTAATTATGGATAAGGACGATAATGTTTTATCCATGCCCCCCATAATAAATGGGGAACTTACCAAACTTACGGAAGAAACACAAAATTTACTGGTGGATGTTACTGGAACTGATCAAAAAGCAGTCAATCAAGCACTTAATATCATTTGTGCCTCTTTTGGTGAAATTGGAGGTAAAATAAAAACATTAAAAGTTGTTTATCCCGATAAAACTGTGGTCACTCCGGATCTTACACCGAAAAAAAAAGAGGTTTCTGTTAAAAATTCAAATAAAATTAGTGGGCTTGATCTTAAAGCTGAAGATATAAAAAAACTAATAATGAAAGCACGTATGGACGCTGATATAATTTCTGATGATAAGCTAGAGGTAACTATACCTGCTTATCGGGTGGATATCCTCCATGAAGTAGATATAATTGAAAATATCGCCGTTGAATATTGTTTCAACAAAATTGAATCATATTTGCCAGATATAGCAAGTATTGCCCATACTAATAAATGGTACACCTCAGATAAGCTACTGCGAGAGGTTATGGTAGGCTTAGGTTTTCAGGAAATAATGAGTCTAATGCTTACCAATGAAGAAAATCATTATCACAATATGCTCCTTGACGAAGATGAACGAGTGGAAGTATCTCAGCCAATTTCCAAAGATCGAACCATGATTAGGAAAAGTCTCTTGAATGGACTCATGGAATTTTTAGAGGACAATACCCACGAAGATCTTCCTCAAAAAATATTTGAGGTGGGTGATGTGATGTATATTGATATTGCAGCAGAAACTCACACTAAAGTAGTTAAAAAAATGGCTGGAGCTATAATCCATTCCAATGCCAATTTCACTGAAATAAAATCAACTATGGCTACAGTGATGGGAAATTTAGGATATGAAATGAAATTAGAAGTGTTAGAACATCCCTCATTTATTAAGGGCAGATGCGCTAAGTTTTCAGATATATCTGATAATGGGAAAGTTGAAGGGTTTTTTGGAGAAATAAATCCAGAAGTTATCACTAACTTCAATTTAGAATACCCTACAGTGGCTTTTGAATTAGAATTTAGTTAA
- a CDS encoding cache domain-containing protein, with product MSKTTILLIILMVLVAFVGIFTEQQIETKQKKEVKTLVDDAVQLIEKKGSTAFSELKSDSWVTGDLYVFVWRLDGIRVVYPPDVTGEGKNMTDLVDSNGKAIGKLFIQTAENGEGWVEYYWPKPNQTEPSKKITYIKRAEYQNQTYLVGAGFYV from the coding sequence ATGTCTAAAACAACAATATTGCTGATTATTTTAATGGTTTTAGTTGCTTTTGTTGGAATTTTCACTGAACAACAAATAGAAACTAAGCAAAAGAAAGAAGTTAAAACATTGGTGGATGATGCCGTTCAACTAATAGAGAAAAAAGGGAGTACTGCTTTTTCAGAACTTAAAAGTGATTCTTGGGTTACTGGGGATCTTTATGTTTTTGTATGGCGCTTAGATGGTATCAGAGTAGTTTATCCTCCAGATGTAACTGGTGAAGGAAAGAATATGACGGACCTGGTGGATAGCAATGGAAAAGCCATTGGAAAACTATTCATTCAAACTGCAGAAAATGGGGAAGGTTGGGTAGAATATTACTGGCCAAAACCTAATCAAACAGAACCTTCTAAAAAAATAACATACATTAAACGTGCAGAATATCAAAACCAGACTTATCTAGTTGGGGCTGGATTTTATGTGTAG
- a CDS encoding secondary thiamine-phosphate synthase enzyme YjbQ translates to MKIIKDSIELKTIQRLQLLNISSQLERAVKSSGIKEGIISVFTRHSTSGIIINENEPRLLGDIENTLERLIPEIEVYGHNSIDNNADSHLKAVFLGGSQTIPIENNQMDLGTWQSIFFVELDGPRNRKVKITLMGQ, encoded by the coding sequence ATGAAGATTATAAAGGATTCAATTGAACTCAAAACCATTCAAAGACTCCAGTTATTAAATATTAGTTCTCAACTGGAGAGAGCAGTAAAATCGTCTGGAATCAAAGAAGGCATCATATCTGTATTTACTCGACATTCCACCTCAGGAATTATCATAAATGAAAATGAACCGAGATTACTGGGGGATATCGAAAATACTTTGGAAAGGTTAATACCAGAAATTGAAGTCTATGGTCACAATTCAATTGATAATAATGCCGATTCTCACTTAAAAGCTGTTTTTTTAGGTGGAAGCCAGACTATCCCCATTGAAAATAATCAAATGGATTTGGGCACATGGCAAAGCATATTTTTTGTAGAATTGGATGGACCAAGAAATAGGAAGGTTAAAATTACACTCATGGGTCAATAA
- a CDS encoding head GIN domain-containing protein, translated as MKNSIILVLIICIAITVSGCIGTGGTGSGNVINETKTVNGFDQVSLNGIGTLIITQGSEESLTIEAEDNIIPHIQTKVDDNKLEIYYDNITPSPTKSVLFHITLRDLGSVEMSGAGKLNSTNIKTKDLTLRIEGAGEGEITNLNADNIKINIIGAGNLKLSGNVDNQTININGAGEYNAPALTSKITSITINGFGKGTVNVSTILNAVINGGGSINYFGNPKVNQEINGAGTVNKAF; from the coding sequence ATGAAAAACAGTATAATTTTAGTTTTAATAATTTGTATAGCGATAACTGTGTCAGGATGTATTGGAACAGGTGGAACCGGGTCGGGGAATGTAATCAACGAGACAAAAACCGTTAATGGTTTTGATCAGGTTTCTCTAAATGGTATCGGAACATTAATTATTACTCAGGGTTCTGAAGAATCATTAACTATCGAAGCAGAGGATAATATTATCCCCCATATTCAAACAAAGGTTGATGACAACAAACTGGAAATATACTATGACAACATCACTCCCAGCCCAACAAAATCAGTTCTTTTCCATATTACTTTACGAGATTTAGGTTCCGTGGAAATGTCAGGCGCAGGAAAATTAAATTCCACCAATATAAAAACTAAAGATCTAACTTTAAGAATTGAAGGTGCTGGTGAAGGCGAAATTACCAATTTAAATGCAGATAATATTAAAATAAATATAATAGGAGCCGGAAACCTTAAATTATCTGGAAACGTGGACAATCAAACCATAAACATTAATGGTGCAGGAGAATATAATGCCCCTGCTTTGACAAGCAAAATTACTTCCATCACTATCAATGGATTTGGTAAAGGAACTGTGAATGTGTCTACCATTTTAAATGCAGTGATTAATGGAGGGGGTAGTATAAATTACTTTGGAAATCCAAAAGTTAATCAGGAAATAAATGGTGCAGGGACTGTAAATAAGGCATTTTAG
- the mch gene encoding methenyltetrahydromethanopterin cyclohydrolase: protein MVSVNLEAKKTVDEMIAKADALNIKVEKQTNGATVLDCGVNVNGSLKAGELYTKVCLGGLAEVGISIPGDLSESFALPSVKIKTDFPAISTLGAQKAGWSVSVGDFFALGSGPARALAKKPAETYKEIGYEDDADIGILTLEADTIPGTDVTDKIAEDCGISSENVYILVAPTSSLVGSIQIAGRVVENGTYKMLEALHFDVNKVKTAAGIAPIAPVDADGLKAMGKTNDAVLFGGRTYYYIQSEEGDDLKELAEKLPSSASEGYGKPFYDIFKEAEYDFYKIDKGMFAPAEVVINDLRTGELFRAGYVNVDLLKKSFGL, encoded by the coding sequence ATGGTAAGTGTCAATTTAGAAGCAAAAAAAACAGTAGACGAAATGATAGCAAAAGCTGACGCGCTCAACATTAAAGTAGAAAAACAAACCAACGGTGCAACAGTACTGGACTGCGGAGTAAATGTTAATGGTAGTCTAAAGGCCGGAGAGTTATACACTAAAGTATGTCTGGGTGGACTGGCTGAAGTAGGAATATCTATTCCTGGTGACTTATCTGAAAGTTTCGCTCTACCATCTGTTAAAATTAAAACTGATTTCCCTGCAATTTCAACTCTAGGAGCTCAAAAAGCAGGATGGTCTGTAAGTGTAGGTGACTTCTTTGCATTAGGTTCTGGCCCTGCTAGAGCGTTGGCAAAAAAACCTGCTGAAACGTATAAAGAAATAGGATATGAAGATGATGCAGATATAGGTATTTTAACATTAGAAGCAGATACCATTCCCGGTACTGATGTAACTGATAAAATTGCTGAAGACTGTGGCATATCCTCTGAAAATGTATATATTTTAGTAGCCCCTACATCTTCTCTTGTTGGGTCTATTCAAATTGCAGGAAGAGTTGTGGAAAACGGAACTTACAAAATGCTAGAAGCACTTCATTTTGATGTTAATAAAGTTAAAACTGCAGCAGGTATCGCCCCAATCGCCCCAGTAGACGCAGATGGTCTTAAAGCAATGGGTAAAACCAATGATGCAGTATTATTTGGTGGTAGGACTTACTACTACATTCAATCGGAAGAAGGTGACGATTTAAAAGAATTAGCTGAAAAATTGCCTTCATCTGCATCTGAAGGATATGGGAAACCATTCTATGATATATTCAAAGAAGCAGAATATGACTTCTACAAAATCGACAAAGGTATGTTTGCACCTGCAGAAGTTGTTATCAATGATCTCCGGACTGGAGAACTATTCCGTGCAGGATATGTCAATGTTGATCTCTTGAAGAAATCATTTGGTTTATAA
- a CDS encoding thymidylate synthase: MPELIKVSEIAEGWEDLVRKIMKEGAEIKDERGSLTKEILNVMVCIEKPLGKGQSCNFYLSNIGDKLAGIKDIRVPEGYFWSGEKLEKYSEQFISDDKQGFVYTYGNRLRAHFEGIDQIQEAIDRLKNCTESRRAISVTWDPTVDTKTDEVPCMILVDFKIRDNKLYTTALWRSHDIYGAWFPNAVGLTYLAQYVAGKVGLSLGSITIHSISAHIYEVNFNEAKQY, from the coding sequence ATGCCGGAATTAATCAAAGTTTCAGAGATTGCCGAGGGTTGGGAAGACCTGGTTAGAAAAATAATGAAAGAAGGCGCAGAAATAAAAGACGAAAGGGGTTCTCTTACAAAAGAAATCCTAAATGTTATGGTTTGCATTGAAAAACCCCTTGGAAAAGGACAATCCTGCAACTTTTATTTAAGTAATATAGGTGATAAATTAGCAGGCATAAAAGATATCCGCGTGCCTGAAGGGTATTTTTGGAGTGGCGAAAAACTTGAAAAATATTCTGAACAGTTTATCAGTGATGATAAACAAGGGTTTGTTTATACCTATGGTAATCGCTTGAGAGCTCACTTTGAAGGTATTGATCAGATACAGGAAGCTATTGATCGTTTAAAAAATTGTACTGAATCAAGAAGAGCTATTTCTGTAACATGGGACCCTACTGTGGATACTAAAACAGATGAAGTGCCCTGCATGATTTTAGTAGACTTTAAAATCAGGGATAATAAACTTTATACCACTGCACTATGGCGTTCTCATGACATATATGGGGCATGGTTCCCTAATGCAGTCGGCCTAACCTATTTAGCTCAGTATGTGGCAGGAAAAGTCGGACTGAGTTTAGGTTCAATTACTATTCATTCCATTAGTGCTCATATATATGAGGTTAATTTCAATGAAGCTAAACAATATTGA
- a CDS encoding methionine synthase gives MLTTVVGSYPAHPQAPKSFGDKLLKFIGSYDQYKPSISLAVSDQLKAGIDLVSDGQVRGDMVEIFARHIPGMIVEEGTCKIKGKINPPVQSIGSDDLKFALKILKNTLNQLNIDPNLNNDLINKKGVKGIITGPTTMVYSSRIEGFYDPSKKDKAVLDMASALKKEAQFLETSGASVIQLDEPFISTGLVNMGTAKKAVEIISKDLSIPVALHVCGDVEQVFSKILKFNVDIVDCEFAGIPHNIDLLESQSSFNNKKIGFGCLDTKKESVETIGSILTLLKKGADIIGVENMLIDPDCGMRMLPRDAAFSKLKNMVEASKVLD, from the coding sequence ATGCTAACAACAGTCGTGGGAAGTTACCCTGCACATCCTCAAGCACCTAAATCTTTCGGTGATAAATTATTAAAGTTCATAGGGAGCTATGATCAATATAAACCATCTATATCTCTTGCAGTGTCTGATCAACTTAAAGCAGGTATTGATTTGGTATCTGATGGTCAAGTAAGAGGTGATATGGTAGAAATTTTTGCAAGGCATATCCCTGGAATGATAGTTGAAGAGGGTACTTGTAAAATTAAGGGTAAAATAAATCCCCCAGTTCAATCTATCGGATCTGATGATCTCAAATTTGCTTTAAAAATCCTTAAAAATACTTTAAATCAATTAAATATTGATCCTAATTTAAATAATGACTTAATAAATAAAAAAGGTGTAAAAGGAATAATTACGGGTCCAACCACTATGGTCTACTCTTCACGTATTGAAGGATTTTATGATCCTTCTAAAAAGGATAAAGCCGTGCTTGACATGGCCAGTGCACTTAAAAAAGAAGCTCAATTTTTAGAAACATCTGGTGCATCCGTGATTCAGTTGGATGAGCCATTTATATCCACAGGTCTGGTTAATATGGGAACTGCCAAAAAGGCCGTTGAAATTATTTCCAAAGATTTATCCATTCCTGTAGCTTTACATGTATGTGGGGATGTTGAGCAGGTTTTCTCTAAAATATTGAAATTCAATGTTGATATAGTGGACTGTGAATTTGCAGGAATCCCTCATAATATTGACTTACTTGAAAGTCAAAGTAGTTTTAATAATAAGAAAATCGGTTTTGGTTGTCTGGACACTAAAAAAGAGTCAGTTGAAACTATCGGATCTATATTGACTTTACTTAAAAAAGGTGCAGATATTATTGGTGTTGAAAATATGTTAATTGACCCAGATTGTGGAATGCGAATGCTACCACGAGATGCTGCATTTTCAAAACTCAAAAATATGGTGGAGGCCTCAAAGGTCTTAGATTAA